A window of the Tenebrio molitor chromosome 1, icTenMoli1.1, whole genome shotgun sequence genome harbors these coding sequences:
- the LOC138133342 gene encoding luciferin 4-monooxygenase-like — protein MAARILQGDSFEPILAKISLGEFFFDYAEKHRDVICQINGDTDESETYGSVKRRSTRLALALKRKGITCEDVIACCSYNSLDNTIPIIASTYLGAKIVNLDPTLSSRNTTHLLTLVSPRVIFVEEDSLGLIENSLKDAKINSEIVVFGKSSRYATFSDLVRPCADEDAFAPAKVDLQDIGIMFFSSGTTGLPKAICHSHYSFLRLIEISFQCGFDMSTVLHYTTFYWISGMLMLARTFMEGGTRVFARTVQGENVFKMIEKYKLTALFAAPIYTYSLTKVKDPERYDTSSFRCLLTGGTPLSTEHFKKLSCLFPTAQVIFGYGMTEVGMISVFHQENDKELIGSKIGSSGKIAPESALKVVDPNTGEMLGPNVKGEIRIKTQGMMKGYYKQDSSHCFDSDGFLKSGDIGYYDDDDCIYVIERMKEMFKYQSWHIVPSSIEAVLQEHPAVKESVVFGIPRDEEGEIPAACVVLNDNFNVDKGEIEEFVAERVSDKERLRGGVMIVAALPKTPSGKLIRKEVRNIVVKSM, from the exons ATGGCTGCAAGAATTCTACAAGGCGACTCTTTCGAACCCATCTTGGCGAAAATAAGCTTGGGGGagtttttcttcgactatgcGGAAAAACACCGTGACGTCATTTGCCAA ATAAATGGCGACACAGACGAGTCGGAGACTTACGGAAGCGTGAAGAGAAGGAGTACTCGTTTGGCACTTGCACTCAAGCGAAAAGGCATCACTTGTGAAGATGTTATCGCCTGCTGCTCTTACAACTCTCTGGACAACACCATTCCAATAATCGCGTCGACGTATTTGGGGGCAAAAATCGTCAATCTTGACCCCACCCTGTCCTCCAGGAACACAACACATTTACTGACCCTGGTGAGCCCTCGCGTCATCTTCGTCGAAGAAGACTCGCTCGGCCTGATCGAGAACAGTCTGAAAGACGCAAAGATCAATTCGGAAATCGTCGTGTTCGGGAAGTCGTCCAGATACGCCACATTTTCAGATTTGGTGCGACCTTGTGCGGACGAAGACGCGTTCGCACCGGCCAAAGTAGATCTGCAGGACATCGGCATCATGTTCTTCAGCAGCGGGACGACCGGGTTGCCCAAAGCTATCTGTCACAGTCATTACAGCTTCCTGCGACTGATAGAAATCTCCTT CCAGTGCGGATTCGACATGAGTACGGTACTTCACTACACCACGTTCTACTGGATCTCGGGGATGCTGATGCTGGCGCGCACTTTTATGGAAGGGGGTACTCGCGTCTTCGCCCGTACCGTGCAGGGagagaatgtttttaaaatgatcgAAAAATACAAG TTGACGGCGCTTTTCGCGGCCCCCATCTATACGTACAGTTTGACAAAAGTGAAGGACCCGGAAAGGTACGACACTTCGTCTTTTCGGTGCTTGCTCACCGGGGGTACTCCCTTGAGTACCGAGCACTTCAAGAAGCTGTCTTGTTTGTTTCCCACCGCCCAAGTGATCTTCGGCTACGGCATGACCGAAGTGGGCATGATTTCAGTGTTCCATCAAGAAAACGACAAAGAACTGATCGGGAGCAAAATTGGATCGTCTGGAAAAATCGCACCCGAGAGTGCACTCAAA GTGGTTGACCCCAACACCGGCGAAATGCTTGGTCCAAACGTGAAGGGCGAGATACGCATCAAAACTCAAGGGATGATGAAGGGGTACTACAAGCAAGACAGCTCGCACTGCTTCGACAGCGACGGGTTTCTCAAGAGCGGAGACATAGGGTACTACGACGACGACGATTGCATTTACGTGATCGAGAGGATGAAGGAAATGTTCAAGTACCAGTCTTGGCACATAGTACCGTCGTCGATCGAAGCTGTGCTGCAAGAGCATCCGGCTGTCAAGGAGAGTGTAGTTTTTGGGATTCCCCGAGACGAAGAAGGGGAAATACCGGCCGCTTGTGTGGTGCTCAACGACAATTTTAACGTCGACAAGGGAGAAATCGAGGAGTTTGTGGCGGAAAGGGTGTCGGATAAGGAGCGACTCAGGGGTGGAGTCATGATTGTCGCAGCTTTGCCCAAGACTCCGAGCGGGAAATTGATAAGAAAAGAAGTCAGGAATATCGTTGTAAAGTCGatgtaa
- the LOC138133315 gene encoding TBC1 domain family member 12-like isoform X2, whose protein sequence is MIKADCEDKNRINSTPHGNESKEVADLIIDNKRAYASVECNGDVANGYGVSENTTSMGHKGHYQRVLLKNNVTQDLRTQSLPNCLVDDKSKLVDDLDTVDSCDIHNKLLVESGSPPQSPWFKTWPERCDKVKNNENSTLNATSNSSQNTQVKLKNCDIVENGNIKNKLTLSEALQNISLAYSPVTKQLHLVEKPTDNADIRLENTSDKYGDTSASLVHNEAKKGHKRNEAGSFSSTISSLSDPSPSRSLLDVDDKSLNSFDDCGEPGRKKSLTNFFNRNVFSWKSSSAASGSSSVWKLFGKSGKDSSTSSPLHVVASSTALIQHPRPSNLPAKTQEEEQRHREEYKAMIAAAKKKEVQNTVARQKLQKLQLQQEEHQATATKHFTKHVLPNWEAMRANKKTRDLWWQGLPSSVRGKVWRLAIGNELNLTPQLYEICLSRAQNRLKSPEPSHCDPDVDQESSMDVIRLDISRTFPHLCIFQEGGPYSDILHSLLAAYVCYRPDVGYVQGMSYIAAILILNMEAFEAFICFANLLNQPLHLSAFTLNQEQMEAYYSAYNEVFCYNLPKLYAHFEKAKLTPDLYLLDWIYTIFAKAMPLDVACRVWDIFLRDGFEFIFRTALGILHLNQDTLINMDFLHGAQFLTRLPDDLSSDQLFKSIQAVTTSNAKINSSYSKS, encoded by the exons ATGATAAAAGCTGATTGCGAGGACAAGAATAGAATAAATAGCACACCACACGGCAATGAATCAAAGGAAGTAGCAGATTtgataattgataataaaCGAGCGTACGCTTCAGTAGAATGTAACGGCGATGTAGCGAACGGTTACGGTGTTTCGGAAAATACAACGTCAATGGGTCACAAAGGCCATTACCAGCGAGTTTTGCTGAAGAACAACGTAACACAAGACTTGAGAACGCAAAGTCTGCCTAATTGTCTAGTAGACGACAAGAGCAAGCTCGTAGACGACTTAGACACTGTCGATTCCTGTGATATccacaataaattattagtaGAGTCTGGTAGTCCTCCTCAGTCCCCATGGTTCAAAACGTGGCCGGAAAGATGCGACAAAGTCAAGAACAACGAGAACAGCACTCTTAATGCAACATCAAATTCATCACAGAATACtcaagtaaaattaaaaaattgtgatatTGTAGAAAAtggtaatattaaaaataaattaacgttAAGTGAAGCATTGCAGAACATATCATTAGCGTATAGTCCAGTAACAAAACAACTACATTTAGTAGAGAAACCAACAGATAATGCGGATATTAGATTAGAAAATACGTCAGATAAGTATGGAGACACCTCAGCTTCACTTGTTCACAATGAAGCGAAGAAAGGTCACAAGAGAAACGAAGCCGGGTCTTTTTCTAGTACAATTTCAAGTTTAAGTGATCCCTCCCCCTCGAGAAGCTTATTAGATGTAGATGACAAATCCCTCAACAGTTTTGATGACTGTGGAGAACCAGGAAGAAAGAAGAGCttgacaaattttttcaatag GAATGTTTTTTCATGGAAGTCAAGTTCAGCCGCGTCCGGAAGTTCCAGCGTTTGGAAATTGTTTGGTAAATCAGGCAAAGATAGTTCTACAAGCTCACCACTTCATGTGGTTGCCAGTTCGACCGCACTTATACAACACCCAAG ACCGTCCAACCTGCCTGCAAAAACTCAAGAAGAGGAACAAAGACATCGCGAAGAATACAAAGCCATGATTGCCGCCGCCAAAAAGAAGGAAGTCCAGAACACCGTCGCCAGGCAGAAACTGCAGAAGTTGCAATTGCAACAGGAGGAACATCAAGCCACTGCCACCAAACATTTCACAAAACACGTTCTCCCCAACTGGGAAGCAAT GCGCGCCAACAAGAAAACCAGAGACCTCTGGTGGCAGGGCCTTCCGTCCAGCGTGAGAGGCAAAGTGTGGCGCCTGGCCATCGGCAACGAGCTAAATCTGACTCCCCAACTCTACGAAATCTGTCTCTCTCGGGCCCAGAATCGCCTCAAAAGTCCCGAACCGTCCCATTGCGATCCGGACGTGGACCAGGAGAGCAGCATGGACGTGATCCGGTTGGATATCTCAAGAACATTTCCGCACCTGTGCATTTTCCAAGAGGGCGGACCCTACTCGGACATTTTGCACTCGTTGTTGGCCGCGTACGTTTGTTACAGACCCGACGTGGGGTACGTCCAAGGGATGTCGTACATAGCGGCGATTCTCATCTTGAACATGGAGGCGTTCGAAGCTTTCATCTGTTTCGCAAACTTGTTGAACCAACCGCTGCACTTGTCCGCGTTCACGCTGAATCAAGAACAAATGGAAGCGTACTACAGCGCGTACAACGAAGTGTTCTGTTATAATTTGCCGAAGCTGTATGCGCACTTCGAGAAGGCGAAGCTGACACCCGATTTGTACCTTCTCGATTGGATCTACACGATTTTCGCGAAGGCGATGCCGCTCGATGTCGCCTGCAGAGTGTGGGATATTTTTCTGAGGGACGGATTCGAGTTCATTTTCAGAACTGCTTTAG GTATTCTCCATTTAAACCAAGATACTCTAAtcaatatggattttttgcacGGAGCACAGTTCCTTACGCGTTTACCTGATGATTTGTCATCAGACCAACTGTTCAAGAGCATACAAGCGGTTACGACAA GTAATGCAAAGATAAATTCCAGTTATTCTAAGAGTTAG
- the LOC138133315 gene encoding TBC1 domain family member 12-like isoform X1 has product MIKADCEDKNRINSTPHGNESKEVADLIIDNKRAYASVECNGDVANGYGVSENTTSMGHKGHYQRVLLKNNVTQDLRTQSLPNCLVDDKSKLVDDLDTVDSCDIHNKLLVESGSPPQSPWFKTWPERCDKVKNNENSTLNATSNSSQNTQVKLKNCDIVENGNIKNKLTLSEALQNISLAYSPVTKQLHLVEKPTDNADIRLENTSDKYGDTSASLVHNEAKKGHKRNEAGSFSSTISSLSDPSPSRSLLDVDDKSLNSFDDCGEPGRKKSLTNFFNRNVFSWKSSSAASGSSSVWKLFGKSGKDSSTSSPLHVVASSTALIQHPRPSNLPAKTQEEEQRHREEYKAMIAAAKKKEVQNTVARQKLQKLQLQQEEHQATATKHFTKHVLPNWEAMRANKKTRDLWWQGLPSSVRGKVWRLAIGNELNLTPQLYEICLSRAQNRLKSPEPSHCDPDVDQESSMDVIRLDISRTFPHLCIFQEGGPYSDILHSLLAAYVCYRPDVGYVQGMSYIAAILILNMEAFEAFICFANLLNQPLHLSAFTLNQEQMEAYYSAYNEVFCYNLPKLYAHFEKAKLTPDLYLLDWIYTIFAKAMPLDVACRVWDIFLRDGFEFIFRTALGILHLNQDTLINMDFLHGAQFLTRLPDDLSSDQLFKSIQAVTTSIGKQNFCQIVDKYSLSFR; this is encoded by the exons ATGATAAAAGCTGATTGCGAGGACAAGAATAGAATAAATAGCACACCACACGGCAATGAATCAAAGGAAGTAGCAGATTtgataattgataataaaCGAGCGTACGCTTCAGTAGAATGTAACGGCGATGTAGCGAACGGTTACGGTGTTTCGGAAAATACAACGTCAATGGGTCACAAAGGCCATTACCAGCGAGTTTTGCTGAAGAACAACGTAACACAAGACTTGAGAACGCAAAGTCTGCCTAATTGTCTAGTAGACGACAAGAGCAAGCTCGTAGACGACTTAGACACTGTCGATTCCTGTGATATccacaataaattattagtaGAGTCTGGTAGTCCTCCTCAGTCCCCATGGTTCAAAACGTGGCCGGAAAGATGCGACAAAGTCAAGAACAACGAGAACAGCACTCTTAATGCAACATCAAATTCATCACAGAATACtcaagtaaaattaaaaaattgtgatatTGTAGAAAAtggtaatattaaaaataaattaacgttAAGTGAAGCATTGCAGAACATATCATTAGCGTATAGTCCAGTAACAAAACAACTACATTTAGTAGAGAAACCAACAGATAATGCGGATATTAGATTAGAAAATACGTCAGATAAGTATGGAGACACCTCAGCTTCACTTGTTCACAATGAAGCGAAGAAAGGTCACAAGAGAAACGAAGCCGGGTCTTTTTCTAGTACAATTTCAAGTTTAAGTGATCCCTCCCCCTCGAGAAGCTTATTAGATGTAGATGACAAATCCCTCAACAGTTTTGATGACTGTGGAGAACCAGGAAGAAAGAAGAGCttgacaaattttttcaatag GAATGTTTTTTCATGGAAGTCAAGTTCAGCCGCGTCCGGAAGTTCCAGCGTTTGGAAATTGTTTGGTAAATCAGGCAAAGATAGTTCTACAAGCTCACCACTTCATGTGGTTGCCAGTTCGACCGCACTTATACAACACCCAAG ACCGTCCAACCTGCCTGCAAAAACTCAAGAAGAGGAACAAAGACATCGCGAAGAATACAAAGCCATGATTGCCGCCGCCAAAAAGAAGGAAGTCCAGAACACCGTCGCCAGGCAGAAACTGCAGAAGTTGCAATTGCAACAGGAGGAACATCAAGCCACTGCCACCAAACATTTCACAAAACACGTTCTCCCCAACTGGGAAGCAAT GCGCGCCAACAAGAAAACCAGAGACCTCTGGTGGCAGGGCCTTCCGTCCAGCGTGAGAGGCAAAGTGTGGCGCCTGGCCATCGGCAACGAGCTAAATCTGACTCCCCAACTCTACGAAATCTGTCTCTCTCGGGCCCAGAATCGCCTCAAAAGTCCCGAACCGTCCCATTGCGATCCGGACGTGGACCAGGAGAGCAGCATGGACGTGATCCGGTTGGATATCTCAAGAACATTTCCGCACCTGTGCATTTTCCAAGAGGGCGGACCCTACTCGGACATTTTGCACTCGTTGTTGGCCGCGTACGTTTGTTACAGACCCGACGTGGGGTACGTCCAAGGGATGTCGTACATAGCGGCGATTCTCATCTTGAACATGGAGGCGTTCGAAGCTTTCATCTGTTTCGCAAACTTGTTGAACCAACCGCTGCACTTGTCCGCGTTCACGCTGAATCAAGAACAAATGGAAGCGTACTACAGCGCGTACAACGAAGTGTTCTGTTATAATTTGCCGAAGCTGTATGCGCACTTCGAGAAGGCGAAGCTGACACCCGATTTGTACCTTCTCGATTGGATCTACACGATTTTCGCGAAGGCGATGCCGCTCGATGTCGCCTGCAGAGTGTGGGATATTTTTCTGAGGGACGGATTCGAGTTCATTTTCAGAACTGCTTTAG GTATTCTCCATTTAAACCAAGATACTCTAAtcaatatggattttttgcacGGAGCACAGTTCCTTACGCGTTTACCTGATGATTTGTCATCAGACCAACTGTTCAAGAGCATACAAGCGGTTACGACAAGTATAGGaaagcaaaatttttgccAAATTGTTGATAAATATAGCCTTTCTTTCAGGTAA
- the LOC138133353 gene encoding uncharacterized protein isoform X1 codes for MSREFLEDFIKIYESEPCLWQVKSKIYHDRVKKEAAYARLIEKFKTIEPTTACKFSVLKKINNIRSAYRKERKKVKASQESGAGTEEVYEPKLWYFKLLRFLDDQDTPQSSRSNIGSDEDDDVTSNNEENGEEDLSQDNTDDTMWIENVSEATAGQRVSTMTPQGHPPNKKRLQETQEQSFTDEVPRTVKEEFNTPRVAEDRFDVFGKLVAMKLRSLPKEEMLLAEKYISDTLFHAEMGDLNGVDNVSVQYDSN; via the exons ATGAGCCGAGAATTTCTTGAAGATTTTATCAAGATTTACGAGTCGGAACCATGCCTTTGGCAGgttaaaagtaaaatctaTCATGATAGAGTGAAAAAGGAAGCTGCCTATGCGCggttaattgaaaaattcaaaacaattgaGCCTACTACTGCATGCAAGTTTAGTgttctgaaaaaaattaataacattagGAGTGCATACCGgaaggaaagaaaaaaagtgaaaGCATCGCAGGAGTCAGGTGCAGGAACTGAGGAAGTGTACGAACCGAAATTGTGGTATTTCAAATTGTTGAG ATTTTTGGATGATCAAGACACTCCCCAAAGTTCTCGTAGCAACATAGGCAGCGATGAAGATGATGATGTTACCAGCAATAATGAG GAAAATGGTGAAGAGGACTTGTCCCAAGACAACACTGACGATACAATGTGGATTGAAAATGTATCAGAAGCAACTGCCGGTCAGAGGGTTTCTACGATGACACCCCAAGGCCACCCACCAAATAAAAAACGTCTTCAAGAAACACAAGAGCAATCTTTTACCGACGAAGTACCGCGTACTGTTAAAGAGGAGTTTAACACACCCCGTGTTGCAGAAGATCGTTTTGATGTTTTTGGGAAACTCGTAGCAATGAAATTACGCAGTCTCCCAAAAGAAGAAATGCTGCTAGCGGAGAAGTACATCAGCGACACTTTGTTTCATGCGGAAATGGGCGATCTAAACGGTGTCGATAATGTTAGTGTGCAGTATGACAGCAATTGA
- the LOC138133353 gene encoding uncharacterized protein isoform X2: MPSFCGVIGCANNAMRNYDKSYHKIPSERDERGRIQKQRSERRQAWIQALHRKDLTDVKLKYLKICSDHFISGKPASPGDVTHPDYIPTQNMDYKHEAKKGAMGRFRKQRLEEENGEEDLSQDNTDDTMWIENVSEATAGQRVSTMTPQGHPPNKKRLQETQEQSFTDEVPRTVKEEFNTPRVAEDRFDVFGKLVAMKLRSLPKEEMLLAEKYISDTLFHAEMGDLNGVDNVSVQYDSN, translated from the exons A TGCCTTCGTTTTGTGGAGTTATTGGCTGTGCCAACAACGCTATGCGAAACTATGATAAAAGTTACCACAAAATACCGTCAGAAAGGGATGAAAGAGGCCGTATCCAAAAACAAAGATCGGAACGACGACAAGCTTGGATTCAAGCATTACATCGAAAGGacttgacagatgtcaagttaaaatatcTTAAAATTTGTTCTGATCATTTTATATCAG GTAAACCAGCTTCTCCTGGAGATGTAACACATCCAGATTATATCCCTACACAAAATATGGACTATAAACATGAAGCAAAAAAGGGTGCTATGGGCAGATTTCGCAAACAAAGACTAGAGGAG GAAAATGGTGAAGAGGACTTGTCCCAAGACAACACTGACGATACAATGTGGATTGAAAATGTATCAGAAGCAACTGCCGGTCAGAGGGTTTCTACGATGACACCCCAAGGCCACCCACCAAATAAAAAACGTCTTCAAGAAACACAAGAGCAATCTTTTACCGACGAAGTACCGCGTACTGTTAAAGAGGAGTTTAACACACCCCGTGTTGCAGAAGATCGTTTTGATGTTTTTGGGAAACTCGTAGCAATGAAATTACGCAGTCTCCCAAAAGAAGAAATGCTGCTAGCGGAGAAGTACATCAGCGACACTTTGTTTCATGCGGAAATGGGCGATCTAAACGGTGTCGATAATGTTAGTGTGCAGTATGACAGCAATTGA